A section of the Paenibacillus aurantius genome encodes:
- a CDS encoding Cof-type HAD-IIB family hydrolase, whose amino-acid sequence MVMVRPFRLIALDLDGTLLTDEKTVSAATKLCLQEAVAQGVHVIFATGRGIQTAGAFWQELGLQSPMVLLNGAEIWAGPGALHRRTFLPKETIRRLHEAAVSYGARFWGYSVESLTGTKDWSEEMFGRDWMKFGIKHEDPFTLSALKEQILAWGALHVTSSAPVNLEISVEGITKESGVREVCRLLGIRMEEVLAVGDSDNDLLLLTSAGLGVAMGNAEVHVQKAAGYITASNNEDGVARAIERFVLSA is encoded by the coding sequence ATGGTCATGGTGAGGCCCTTTAGATTAATTGCCCTGGACTTGGACGGGACGCTTCTTACCGATGAGAAGACGGTTTCCGCGGCGACGAAGCTGTGCTTACAGGAGGCGGTCGCTCAGGGGGTTCATGTCATTTTCGCTACGGGAAGGGGGATTCAAACGGCCGGAGCCTTCTGGCAGGAGCTTGGCCTGCAGTCTCCGATGGTTCTGCTTAACGGCGCGGAAATCTGGGCGGGTCCGGGTGCGCTGCACCGCCGTACCTTCCTTCCGAAGGAGACCATCCGGCGTCTTCATGAGGCGGCGGTTTCGTACGGAGCGCGCTTCTGGGGATACAGCGTCGAAAGCTTGACGGGAACCAAGGACTGGTCCGAGGAGATGTTCGGGCGCGACTGGATGAAATTCGGAATCAAGCATGAAGATCCTTTCACGCTGTCTGCGCTCAAAGAGCAGATTCTGGCGTGGGGCGCCCTCCACGTGACGAGCTCGGCTCCGGTAAATCTGGAAATTTCCGTAGAAGGCATTACCAAGGAGAGCGGAGTGCGGGAGGTGTGCCGGCTGCTCGGCATCCGGATGGAGGAAGTCCTGGCGGTGGGGGACAGTGACAATGATCTGCTGCTGCTGACCTCAGCCGGACTCGGTGTCGCGATGGGGAACGCGGAAGTGCATGTCCAGAAGGCGGCTGGCTATATTACCGCTTCGAACAATGAAGACGGAGTAGCCCGTGCGATTGAACGATTTGTGCTTAGCGCCTGA
- a CDS encoding YdcF family protein codes for MIILLTVIVAVAAVPLLYFVWMHSSRLSGRPADALIVLGYRCENDALHPLLKERLDTAIGLMNRHSYRCVIVSGGSVASKRSEAEIMKQYLLSQGIPPRLIVEESWSRNTVQNMVNCGLLMEERGLRTCLVVSNSFHIRRMKYIVKALGMKAMFYADRSPRAVFRQGKLTVQEIRAFRLTLPWLEKVSGMPRRELMGKNAARPANPKPVE; via the coding sequence ATGATCATCCTGTTAACCGTAATTGTTGCCGTTGCCGCTGTTCCTTTGCTTTATTTCGTGTGGATGCATTCGAGCCGTCTGTCCGGCCGGCCCGCGGATGCCCTTATTGTTCTCGGTTACCGCTGCGAGAACGATGCGCTCCATCCTCTTCTTAAGGAAAGGCTGGATACCGCCATCGGCTTAATGAACCGGCATTCCTACCGGTGTGTTATCGTGTCAGGGGGCTCGGTTGCCTCCAAACGGAGCGAGGCGGAGATCATGAAGCAGTACCTGCTGAGCCAGGGCATCCCTCCCCGTTTAATTGTGGAGGAGAGCTGGTCCCGCAATACCGTCCAGAACATGGTAAACTGCGGGCTCCTGATGGAGGAAAGGGGTCTCCGTACCTGTCTCGTGGTGTCCAACTCCTTCCACATCCGGAGAATGAAATACATTGTGAAAGCCCTTGGCATGAAGGCCATGTTCTATGCCGACCGCAGCCCTCGGGCTGTCTTCAGGCAGGGGAAGCTGACCGTCCAGGAGATCCGGGCGTTCCGCCTGACGCTCCCCTGGCTGGAGAAGGTTTCAGGCATGCCTCGCCGGGAGCTGATGGGAAAGAACGCCGCCCGCCCCGCCAATCCTAAACCGGTTGAGTGA
- a CDS encoding carbohydrate ABC transporter permease, protein MGETRGDRAFDIVNILFLCIITVLVIYPLLFVLSASISNPAKVFAGELWLWPKEITFDGYKRIFANKDIMTGYGNTILYTFVGTAVNVVLTICAAYPMSRKDLKGRNVLTVLIVFTMFFTGGLIPTYLIVKDLGLLDSIWAMILPNAIAVYNVIIMRTYFQTSIPSEMQEAASIDGCDNFRILTRVVLPLSMPILAVMVLFYSVAHWNAFFNALIYLSDRTKFPLQLILREILIQGQTQDMVDMNDDTLMRKMMEAESIKYGVVVVANLPVLMLYPFLQRYFVKGMMIGALKG, encoded by the coding sequence ATGGGAGAAACCCGGGGAGACCGCGCATTCGATATCGTCAATATCCTATTCTTGTGCATTATCACTGTCCTTGTCATCTATCCCCTTCTGTTTGTGCTGAGCGCTTCGATCAGCAACCCGGCCAAGGTTTTCGCGGGAGAGCTTTGGCTGTGGCCGAAGGAAATCACGTTTGACGGGTATAAGCGCATTTTTGCCAACAAAGACATTATGACCGGTTACGGCAACACGATTCTGTATACGTTCGTAGGCACGGCCGTCAACGTCGTTCTGACGATTTGCGCCGCTTATCCCATGTCCCGGAAGGATTTGAAGGGGCGCAACGTGCTCACCGTGCTCATCGTGTTTACGATGTTCTTCACCGGCGGCTTGATTCCTACCTATTTGATCGTCAAGGACTTGGGCCTTCTGGACTCCATATGGGCGATGATTTTGCCGAATGCCATTGCCGTTTATAACGTTATCATCATGAGAACGTATTTTCAGACAAGCATCCCTTCCGAGATGCAGGAGGCGGCATCCATCGACGGCTGCGACAACTTCCGCATTCTCACCCGCGTCGTGCTGCCGCTTTCCATGCCGATCTTGGCCGTCATGGTGCTTTTCTACTCGGTGGCCCACTGGAACGCCTTCTTCAACGCCCTTATCTATCTGTCTGACAGGACTAAGTTTCCCCTGCAGCTGATTCTGCGCGAAATTCTCATCCAAGGGCAGACGCAGGACATGGTCGACATGAATGACGATACCCTCATGCGCAAAATGATGGAGGCTGAGTCCATCAAGTACGGGGTCGTGGTCGTCGCCAACCTGCCGGTTCTTATGCTCTATCCGTTCCTGCAGCGTTATTTCGTCAAAGGGATGATGATCGGTGCCCTGAAAGGCTGA
- a CDS encoding ABC transporter permease: protein MRLRKRLLPYARNWQLYLLLVPVIAYYVVFEYVPMYGVQIAFKNFLASKGIWGSPWVGFKHFERFFESYFFWRLLLNTLGISLYQLAVGFPVPILLALMINEVRKPLFRRFVQTVTYAPHFLSTVVLVGLLFIFLNPNTGLVNNFLKLIGLEPVAFMTEPGWFKSIYVLSGVWQQMGWSSIIYLAALSGIDPQLHEAARVDGATRLQRIRHVNLPGIMPTIIILLILQIGSLMGVGFEKVFLMQNSLNMDSSDVISTYVYRSGILGAQYSFSAAVGLFNSVVNFVLLLLVNLIARRMNQTSLW, encoded by the coding sequence ATGCGATTGCGTAAACGGCTGCTGCCTTATGCCAGGAACTGGCAGCTTTATCTGCTTCTTGTCCCCGTCATTGCCTACTATGTCGTCTTTGAATACGTTCCGATGTACGGGGTTCAGATCGCCTTCAAAAATTTCCTCGCAAGCAAGGGGATATGGGGAAGTCCGTGGGTGGGCTTCAAGCATTTTGAACGTTTTTTCGAAAGCTATTTCTTCTGGCGTCTCTTGCTTAATACGCTTGGGATCAGCCTGTATCAGCTGGCCGTGGGCTTTCCCGTCCCGATTCTGTTGGCGCTTATGATCAACGAAGTTCGGAAGCCCCTGTTTCGGCGGTTCGTCCAGACCGTCACGTATGCTCCCCATTTTTTGTCCACGGTGGTGCTGGTGGGGCTCTTGTTTATTTTTCTTAATCCGAATACGGGACTGGTCAACAATTTCCTTAAGCTGATCGGCCTGGAGCCGGTTGCCTTCATGACCGAGCCCGGCTGGTTCAAGAGCATTTACGTTCTCTCCGGTGTGTGGCAGCAGATGGGATGGAGCTCGATTATTTATCTGGCAGCTCTTTCGGGCATCGATCCCCAGCTGCATGAGGCGGCTCGGGTGGATGGGGCTACCCGCCTGCAGCGGATCCGGCACGTGAACCTGCCCGGCATTATGCCGACGATTATCATTCTGCTCATTCTGCAGATCGGCTCGCTGATGGGCGTCGGCTTTGAGAAGGTCTTTCTTATGCAGAACAGCCTGAACATGGACAGCTCGGACGTCATCTCGACGTACGTGTACCGGAGCGGGATCCTGGGAGCCCAGTACAGCTTTTCCGCTGCCGTCGGCTTGTTCAATTCCGTCGTCAACTTCGTTCTGCTTCTGCTGGTCAACCTGATCGCGCGGCGGATGAATCAAACCAGTTTGTGGTAA
- a CDS encoding sporulation protein YjcZ encodes MSYGLYGGGYGCYGGGFTSVGVILVLFILLVIITRSILI; translated from the coding sequence ATGTCTTACGGACTTTACGGCGGCGGTTACGGTTGCTACGGCGGCGGCTTTACTTCTGTCGGCGTTATCCTGGTGCTCTTCATCCTGCTGGTCATCATCACCCGCTCCATCCTGATCTGA
- a CDS encoding ROK family transcriptional regulator, translating into MSGERLKSHQLLKSINQHKVMYLIHSEGPISRVELAEKTGLTQQTVTNIVNRLLEQDMVREGEPVVSSGGRKPVPLTINGSRLYAIGIEVAGKFIRGTLMDFRQERIGAASRSVSHYESEEHLITLLRSVMDELIALVPDPVLIKGAGMSIQGLVDSRRGVALRLPGIGWGSFPLKEKLEELYGIAFYMENDVNLLALGENMNGSLNDSVHNITLKFDYGIGGAICAGKELVTGSSFVAGEFGHYKAFTGKDAKKCHCGGYGCLTTLVSESGLMKNEGLSIDELADGVRAGEPDKVSLYERMAEAVCLAVSNVVTFLNPDHLLVTGSVLEKLGDLLLPELHRRLPDYVPETCRGVKIIHLQHKPDETELAVGLVVKKVFEVPVESLSL; encoded by the coding sequence ATGTCCGGTGAAAGACTGAAAAGCCATCAATTGCTTAAATCGATCAATCAGCATAAAGTTATGTATTTGATCCATTCGGAAGGGCCGATTTCCCGCGTCGAGCTGGCGGAGAAAACGGGCCTGACCCAGCAGACCGTCACCAACATCGTGAACCGTCTGCTTGAACAGGATATGGTGCGCGAGGGAGAGCCCGTCGTCAGCAGCGGAGGCCGCAAGCCAGTTCCCTTGACGATCAACGGATCCCGGCTGTATGCGATCGGCATTGAAGTGGCCGGTAAGTTCATCAGGGGCACCTTGATGGATTTCCGCCAGGAACGGATCGGTGCAGCCTCCCGAAGCGTAAGTCATTATGAAAGCGAGGAGCATCTGATCACGCTGCTTCGCTCCGTCATGGATGAGCTTATCGCCCTTGTTCCGGATCCGGTCCTGATCAAAGGCGCAGGCATGAGCATCCAGGGGCTGGTCGACTCCAGACGGGGCGTTGCGCTGCGTCTGCCGGGCATCGGCTGGGGGAGCTTTCCTTTGAAGGAGAAACTCGAGGAGCTTTACGGCATTGCCTTCTATATGGAGAATGACGTCAATCTGCTGGCTCTAGGGGAAAACATGAACGGCTCCTTGAACGATTCGGTCCATAACATCACCCTGAAATTCGATTACGGAATCGGGGGAGCAATCTGCGCCGGCAAGGAGCTCGTCACCGGCTCTTCCTTCGTGGCCGGGGAGTTCGGCCATTACAAAGCCTTTACCGGGAAGGATGCCAAGAAATGCCACTGCGGCGGTTACGGCTGCCTAACGACTCTTGTTTCGGAGAGTGGGCTAATGAAGAACGAGGGCTTGTCCATTGACGAGCTCGCGGATGGCGTGCGGGCGGGTGAACCGGATAAGGTCTCGCTCTACGAGCGGATGGCCGAAGCGGTTTGTCTCGCGGTAAGCAATGTCGTGACCTTCCTTAACCCGGATCACCTGCTTGTGACGGGTAGCGTGCTAGAGAAGTTGGGGGATCTCCTCCTTCCGGAGCTCCACCGCCGGCTGCCGGATTATGTGCCCGAGACCTGCCGAGGCGTGAAAATCATTCACTTGCAGCACAAGCCGGATGAAACGGAGCTTGCTGTCGGCCTGGTCGTCAAGAAAGTGTTCGAGGTGCCCGTGGAAAGCTTGTCTTTGTAA